The following is a genomic window from Parabacteroides johnsonii DSM 18315.
AACTACAAGCTGGTAACGGAAATATCTGGGATAGCGGAAAAACGCTTTCTTCCGCCTCGATCCTCGTTCCTTTCAAAGGAAAAGAATTGAAAGCAGGGCAGACCTACTACTGGAAAGTAAGGAGTTGGGATAAGGAGGACAGCCCTTCCCGTTGGAGCTGTACACATACCTTCGGCATGGGACTTCTTTCGGAAAAAGACTGGAGCAATGCCAAATGGATTGCACTGGAAAAAGACAGGAAAGACGAAATCATCACGACAGGGCTGCATGGACTGGCCAACGTGGACCGGGAACTCAAAGGCAAAAAGATCGGTATGTACCGCCTCCCCCAATTCCGAAAAGAATTTACAGTTCAAAAACCGGTGAAACGAGCAACCGCCTATGTCTCCGGGCTCGGACATTTCGATATGTTCCTGAATGGAGAAAAGGTGGGTAACAACTTTCTCGATCCTGGATGGACAAAATATGATAAATGTGCGCTGTATGTCACTTTCGATCTGTCCGGACAACTAAAGCAAGGCGGAAACGTAATAGGCGTCATGTTAGGAAACGGCTTTTTCAATATCCCGCGGGAACGTTATTTCAAACTGCTTGCTTCATATGGTGCCCCACGCCTTTTGATGAAAATACAAATCGAATATGCAGACGGCAGTACGCAGACCATCGTAACCGGTACAGACTGGAAAACAACCGAAAGCCCCGTTACCTACAGTAGTATTTACGGCGGTGAAGACTACGATGCCACGAAAGAACAGGCCGGATGGATGCAACCCGGTTTCGACGACCGTACCTGGAACAAAGCCCTCGACACAGGCTGGAAAACCCGGCTCCTCTCTCAACGCTCCACACCGCTGACCGTACGTGACCGGATCCCAACCGTCCGCCTTTTCAAGACCAGACAAGGACAATGGGTATACGATTTGGGACAAAACTTTTCCGGCATCATACGGCTTTCCCTGCATTCAAAGGACACACACCCGGTTAAGCTCTATCCGGCAGAACTGCTGAACCCGGACAGTACCGTAAACCAAAGCGCATCCGGTGCTCCTTTCTGGTTTGGTTACACACCGAAAGGAAAAGGTTTTGAAAGCTGGCAACCCCAGTTTACTTATTACGGTTTTCGTTACGTGCAGGTCGAAGGTGCTGTTCCTGCCGGCCAACCCAATCCGGACGAACTACCTGAAATAATGGAAATCACAGGTCTTCATACTTGCAATTCGGCCGAAAATGTAGGAAGTTTCCATTGTTCCAAGCCGTTGTTCAACCAGACATATGAACTGATCGACTGGGCGATCCGCAGCAATATGGCAAGCGTGCTGACCGACTGCCCGCATCGTGAGAAGTTGGGTTGGCTGGAAGAAGCTCACCTGATGCAATACTCCGTACAATACCGCTACAACCTGGCACGCCTGTACGAAAAGACATTCAACGATATGCGCTCTACACAAGCAGCCAACGGCATGATACCGACCATTGCTCCCGAACTGGTCGAATTCGAAGGAGGCTTCAAGGATACGCCGGAATGGGGAAGCACATTTGTCATCAGCCCTTGGTACATTTACCAATGGTATGGCGATACGCGCCCGATCGAAACCTATTATCCGGATATGCAACGCTACATCGACTACCTTTCCTCGAAAGCCGATAACCACATCATCTCTTACGGTTTAGGAGACTGGTTCGACATCGGTCCGAAAAGTCCGGGAGAATCGCAACTGACCTCCAATGGCGTAACGGCAACGGCCATCTACTATTACGACGTCACTCTGATGGAGAAAATGGCAAACCTTTTAGGGAAGCCGGACGATGCATGCAAGTATCAGGATTTAGCAGCCCAAATCAAACAAGCCTTCAACCAGACTTTCTGGAATCCGTCCACCCGTACCTACGACCGCAACAGCCAGGCAGCAAACGCCGTCGCACTCTACATGGAACTGACAACGTCGGAAAACAGGCAGCAAGTATTCGATAACCTGATTGCCGATATCCGCAGACGCAACAACGCCCTGACGGCAGGCGACGTTGGCTACCGCTATGTCTTGCGTGCCCTTGAAGCCGGTGGTGCTTCAGATGTCATTTACGACATGAACTGCAAGTACGACACACCGGGATACGGTTGGCAACTAGCACACGGAGCCACCGCTCTCACCGAATCCTGGCAGGCATACGGCTTCGTATCGAATAATCATTTTATGCTGGGACACCTGATGGAATGGTTATTCAGCGGCTTAGGAGGCATCCGCCAGAAAGAAGA
Proteins encoded in this region:
- a CDS encoding family 78 glycoside hydrolase catalytic domain — its product is MFFPLLLQAADTHSIYNLRCEQEENPLGIETGQPCFSWQIQTQQRNFEQSAWQILVADSPEKLQAGNGNIWDSGKTLSSASILVPFKGKELKAGQTYYWKVRSWDKEDSPSRWSCTHTFGMGLLSEKDWSNAKWIALEKDRKDEIITTGLHGLANVDRELKGKKIGMYRLPQFRKEFTVQKPVKRATAYVSGLGHFDMFLNGEKVGNNFLDPGWTKYDKCALYVTFDLSGQLKQGGNVIGVMLGNGFFNIPRERYFKLLASYGAPRLLMKIQIEYADGSTQTIVTGTDWKTTESPVTYSSIYGGEDYDATKEQAGWMQPGFDDRTWNKALDTGWKTRLLSQRSTPLTVRDRIPTVRLFKTRQGQWVYDLGQNFSGIIRLSLHSKDTHPVKLYPAELLNPDSTVNQSASGAPFWFGYTPKGKGFESWQPQFTYYGFRYVQVEGAVPAGQPNPDELPEIMEITGLHTCNSAENVGSFHCSKPLFNQTYELIDWAIRSNMASVLTDCPHREKLGWLEEAHLMQYSVQYRYNLARLYEKTFNDMRSTQAANGMIPTIAPELVEFEGGFKDTPEWGSTFVISPWYIYQWYGDTRPIETYYPDMQRYIDYLSSKADNHIISYGLGDWFDIGPKSPGESQLTSNGVTATAIYYYDVTLMEKMANLLGKPDDACKYQDLAAQIKQAFNQTFWNPSTRTYDRNSQAANAVALYMELTTSENRQQVFDNLIADIRRRNNALTAGDVGYRYVLRALEAGGASDVIYDMNCKYDTPGYGWQLAHGATALTESWQAYGFVSNNHFMLGHLMEWLFSGLGGIRQKEDSFGFKHIVIKPEPVGDVRDAQVSYKSPYGQIVSDWKDNDKEFIIRVEVPANSKASIYLPAADTKQITESGVRLEDVPEINCKQEGNRYVVATTGSGIYTFKVKKNK